The following coding sequences are from one Carassius auratus strain Wakin unplaced genomic scaffold, ASM336829v1 scaf_tig00025154, whole genome shotgun sequence window:
- the LOC113078300 gene encoding gastrula zinc finger protein XlCGF57.1-like, producing the protein MVFVKEENAIEPETCIIKHEEPETCVIKHEEPETGRTKHEKQDGLMKVKEERQDLNEVEEKHQDQKDAEEQSVNYSETERSCSQSSIQITDVKRPFSCSQCGNTFKHKRSLVYHTLVHAGIKPFSCSQCGKSFTQKKQLNDHVLVHSPEKPFSCSQCGNTFTRKANLKSHIIIHSGEKPFSCSQCGNTFTCKGSLKNHMLIHAGIKPFVCAQCGKSFVQKGHLKIHLVTHSSKKPFTCSECGRSFTQRNQLNDHVYSHSTTKPFSCSQCGKCFSLEKKLNEHVRIHASQKPFICLQCGNSFTRKASLNNHLIIHTGKKPFSCSECGNTFKRKGCLKNHMLIHAGIKRFTCAQCGKTFTQKGHLNVHLITHSTEKPFTCSQCGNTFKRKECLRSHMLIHTGKKLFTCSV; encoded by the exons atggtGTTTGTTAAAGAGGAGAACGCGATTGAACCAGAAACCTGCataataaaacacgaggaaccagaaacctgcgttataaaacacgaggaaccagaaaccggGAGAACAAAACACGAGAAACAAGACG GCTTGATGAAAgtgaaagaagaaagacaagatCTGAATGAAGTGGAGGAGAAGCATCAGGATCAGAAAGATGCTGAAGAACAATCAGTGAATTACTCCGAAACTGAAAGGAGTTGCTCACAAAGCAGCATTCAGATAACTGATGTTAAaaggcctttcagctgctctcagtgtggaaacactttcaaACATAAAAGAAGCCTCGTATACCACACGTTAGTTCAtgctggaataaagcctttcagctgttctcaatgtggaaagagttttacacagaaaaaacaGCTTAATGATCATGTGCTTGTTCATTCTCCAGAAaaacctttcagctgctctcagtgtggaaacactttcacACGTAAAGCAAACCTTAAAAGTCACATTATAATTCATAGTGGggaaaagcctttcagctgctctcagtgtggaaacacttttaCATGTAAAGGAAGCCTGAAgaatcacatgttaattcatgctggaataaagcctttcGTCTgcgctcagtgtggaaagagttttgtgCAGAAAGGACACCTTAAGATTCATTTGGTAACTCACTCTTCAAAAAAGCCTTTCACCTGCTCTGAGTGTGGAAGGAGTTTTACACAGAGAAATCAACTTAATGATCATGTTTATAGTCACTCTACCACAAAGCcattcagctgctctcagtgtggaaagtgtttctCATTGGAAAAAAAACTCAATGAGCATGTGCGTATTCACGCTTCACAAAAGCCTTTCATCTGCCTTCAGTGTGGAAACTCTTTTACACGTAAAGCAAGCCTTAACAATCACCTGATAATTCATACTGGgaaaaagcctttcagctgctctgagtgtggaaacactttcaaACGTAAAGGGTGCCTTAAgaatcacatgttaattcatgctggaatAAAGCGTTTTACCTGCGCTCAGTGTGGAAAGACTTTTACACAGAAAGGACACCTTAATGTTCATTTGATAACTCACTCTACAGAAAAGCCTTtcacctgctctcagtgtggaaacactttcaaGCGTAAAGAATGCCTTAGAAGTCACATGTTAATTCACACTGGGAAAAAGCTTTTTACTTGCTCTGTGTGA